Proteins from one Chloroflexota bacterium genomic window:
- a CDS encoding F0F1 ATP synthase subunit A, whose product MSKRGCSIIGLVIVVLFIFGLAGGAIGRGLNIKLLPQILSVPVLEVHSFFRGDVLFQAGPLPISNTLLASWITIIVVVALSFAATRKMRIIPRRLQGLFETALEMLLNFVESVAGHKNGRRFFPVIATIFIFVMFNAYLALLPFYGPGIFVKEAKEVVSPVAGTVEGLVVPAEGETVVKVNEGDVVFQVNTGSTTEDVTAPKTGEVEYAVAEGQSISVDEPVAEIVSRPPLFRSASTDINMTLALAVMAVLFIEFWGLTGRGFRHYITEYVNLGELVRGIKLLFKGKIVDAIMACVTGVINAVIGGLEAISHMTRMISFAFRLFGNMTAGEILVLSATFLVPWVMAIPFYGLELLIGFIQALIFGGLTLVFASIAVSHGSEEHG is encoded by the coding sequence GTGTCCAAGCGTGGATGCTCTATCATCGGCCTTGTAATTGTAGTCCTTTTCATATTTGGCTTAGCTGGCGGTGCCATAGGCAGGGGCCTCAATATTAAGCTGCTGCCACAAATTCTCAGTGTCCCGGTACTTGAAGTTCACTCGTTCTTCCGTGGTGATGTACTCTTCCAAGCTGGCCCTCTGCCGATTTCCAATACGCTACTTGCCTCCTGGATCACCATTATTGTGGTTGTGGCTCTCTCGTTTGCCGCTACGCGCAAGATGAGGATCATCCCTCGCCGTTTGCAGGGTCTGTTTGAAACAGCCCTGGAAATGCTCTTGAACTTCGTAGAGAGTGTTGCCGGGCACAAGAACGGTCGCCGGTTCTTCCCTGTGATTGCTACTATCTTCATCTTTGTGATGTTCAATGCCTACCTTGCCCTTCTTCCCTTTTATGGGCCTGGTATCTTTGTCAAGGAGGCAAAAGAGGTTGTGTCCCCGGTAGCTGGGACGGTTGAAGGGCTTGTAGTGCCTGCTGAGGGGGAGACGGTGGTCAAGGTCAATGAAGGAGACGTGGTATTTCAAGTAAACACCGGATCCACCACTGAGGATGTTACGGCCCCTAAGACTGGTGAAGTAGAGTATGCTGTTGCTGAAGGTCAATCGATCTCAGTTGATGAGCCTGTGGCCGAGATTGTGAGCCGGCCGCCATTGTTCCGCTCTGCCAGCACAGATATCAACATGACCCTGGCTCTGGCAGTCATGGCGGTCTTATTCATCGAGTTCTGGGGATTGACTGGCAGGGGATTCCGTCACTATATCACCGAGTATGTCAATCTGGGAGAGCTTGTCCGGGGCATAAAGCTGTTATTCAAGGGCAAGATTGTTGATGCCATCATGGCCTGTGTCACCGGTGTGATCAATGCCGTTATCGGTGGCCTGGAGGCCATAAGCCATATGACCCGGATGATCAGCTTCGCCTTCCGTCTCTTTGGCAATATGACGGCAGGGGAGATATTGGTCTTGTCAGCTACGTTCCTCGTCCCTTGGGTAATGGCCATACCCTTCTACGGCCTGGAGCTTCTTATTGGCTTCATTCAGGCCCTTATCTTTGGAGGGCTGACTCTGGTATTTGCCAGCATAGCTGTTTCCCACGGGAGTGAGGAGCATGGGTAA
- a CDS encoding AtpZ/AtpI family protein, which yields MENWGLAAKFIGIGWYIGISIVGGILGGLWLDRKFGYSIIFTLVGLFLGLVVAAFGTYRMIVPLIKEQEDKSREDKQ from the coding sequence ATGGAAAATTGGGGCCTTGCGGCTAAGTTCATCGGTATTGGATGGTATATCGGTATATCGATTGTCGGCGGGATCCTCGGTGGGCTTTGGCTTGACAGGAAGTTTGGGTATTCGATAATATTTACTTTGGTTGGACTCTTTCTTGGGTTGGTGGTGGCTGCCTTTGGAACCTATAGAATGATAGTGCCGCTAATTAAGGAGCAGGAAGACAAGAGCCGGGAGGACAAGCAGTAG
- the lysS gene encoding lysine--tRNA ligase: MTKRLESITQQRLDKLQRLRERGINPYPNRYHRTHTAQQAKGLCEQNALTAGLAVSLAGRIVAHRNMGKATFIDLQDGSGKIQIYFGSKQIGEERYGLVQELDLGDIIGVSGELFKTHRGEITVNVSDFTMLAKSLQPLPEKWHGLVDVEKRYRQRYLDLISNQPTKEIFLVRSRVIAAIRRFLDDRGFIEVETPVLQPIAGGARAQPFVTHHQALDQDFYLRIATELYLKRLIVGGFDKVYEIGRIFRNEGISTKHNPEFTTLESYEAYADYHDVMDMLENMVSHIAQEVLGTTRLTFGEHTLDFTPPWKRQTLRDAVLQSCGIDLDECLKDGGQDLRRVMQAKGIELDQTMSPAYLVDKLVSTFVEPTLVQPTFLMDYPVETTPLAKTKADNPRVVERFEAFAVGMEFANAFTELNDPIEQANRFLAQEAWRDHFGDEEAECYQEDFILAMEHGMPPTGGLGVGIDRLVMLLTNQQSIREVILFPQLKTK, encoded by the coding sequence ATGACCAAAAGACTAGAAAGCATAACCCAGCAGCGGCTCGATAAACTGCAACGGCTTCGCGAGCGGGGTATTAATCCCTACCCCAATCGTTATCACCGCACTCACACAGCTCAGCAAGCCAAAGGCCTGTGCGAACAAAACGCGCTGACCGCAGGATTAGCAGTAAGCCTGGCCGGCCGCATTGTAGCTCACCGCAATATGGGTAAGGCTACATTCATCGATCTGCAGGATGGCTCAGGCAAGATCCAAATCTACTTCGGTAGCAAGCAAATAGGCGAGGAAAGATATGGGCTAGTGCAGGAACTAGACCTTGGAGATATCATCGGCGTCAGTGGGGAACTATTCAAAACGCACAGGGGCGAAATCACTGTCAACGTATCCGATTTCACGATGCTCGCTAAGTCACTCCAACCTCTGCCGGAGAAATGGCACGGGCTGGTTGATGTCGAGAAGCGCTATCGCCAGCGTTACCTGGACCTCATTTCCAATCAACCTACGAAGGAGATTTTTCTGGTGCGCAGCCGCGTTATTGCTGCCATCCGTCGCTTCCTTGACGACAGGGGCTTCATCGAAGTGGAGACCCCAGTGCTCCAACCCATAGCCGGGGGAGCCAGGGCACAACCATTCGTTACCCATCATCAAGCCCTGGATCAGGACTTTTACCTGCGCATTGCCACAGAACTCTACCTCAAAAGGCTCATCGTAGGTGGCTTCGACAAGGTCTACGAGATCGGCCGCATATTCCGAAATGAAGGCATCTCCACCAAGCATAATCCGGAGTTTACTACCCTGGAAAGTTACGAGGCCTACGCCGACTACCATGATGTGATGGACATGCTCGAGAACATGGTCTCGCACATCGCCCAGGAAGTACTGGGGACCACCAGACTCACATTTGGGGAACACACACTCGACTTCACTCCTCCCTGGAAGCGCCAGACACTGCGTGATGCCGTTCTCCAAAGTTGCGGCATTGATCTTGATGAATGCCTCAAAGACGGCGGTCAAGATTTGCGCCGAGTCATGCAAGCAAAAGGCATAGAGCTTGATCAGACTATGAGCCCAGCCTATCTGGTAGACAAGCTGGTTTCCACCTTCGTGGAACCCACCCTTGTTCAGCCAACCTTCTTGATGGACTACCCGGTGGAAACCACCCCCTTGGCCAAGACCAAGGCCGACAACCCGAGAGTAGTAGAGCGGTTTGAGGCTTTTGCTGTCGGCATGGAATTCGCCAATGCCTTCACTGAGCTCAATGATCCGATAGAGCAGGCTAATCGCTTTCTTGCTCAAGAAGCATGGCGAGATCATTTCGGAGATGAAGAGGCAGAATGTTACCAGGAAGATTTCATCCTGGCCATGGAGCATGGCATGCCTCCTACGGGCGGCCTTGGGGTGGGTATTGATCGACTGGTAATGCTTCTTACCAATCAGCAGTCGATCCGCGAAGTGATCCTCTTTCCTCAACTGAAGACCAAGTAG
- the serS gene encoding serine--tRNA ligase: MLSIQFIRQNPEAVRAAMEKRHDSAPLDEILALDEQHRKLLFEVESLRSQRKQGSKEYGRLKTGTADTTEGTTSEGATGELANIREQIKLAEAEVQPIEERLHDLLLRVPNIPDSSVPIGKDASDNIIVRSWGEPRQFDFPPLPHWDLGEALDIIDFQRGVKLSGTRFYVLKGPGARLQRALISFMLHLHISEHGYTEIYPPYMVKQECMIGSSNLPKFADNLYHDVEDDFWFIPTAEVPLTNLHRDEVLEAGTLPLYYVAYSACFRREKMAAGKDTRGIKRGHQFDKVELYKFTDPDHSMDELEKMVKNVEEVCRRLDLTYRVVQLCTGDLGFASAKSYDIELWAPGCQEWLEVSSCSNCTDFQARRANIRYRSEPGAKPQFLQTLNGSGLALPRVLISVLESYQQSDGSILVPDALLPYMDGLEVIK; this comes from the coding sequence ATGTTGAGCATTCAGTTTATCAGACAGAACCCAGAGGCAGTGAGAGCGGCCATGGAGAAGCGGCATGATAGTGCACCGCTGGATGAGATCCTGGCTCTCGATGAACAGCACCGCAAGCTGTTATTTGAGGTGGAATCGCTGCGGTCACAGCGCAAACAGGGGAGCAAGGAATATGGCAGGCTGAAGACAGGGACTGCTGATACAACAGAAGGCACAACGTCCGAAGGTGCGACCGGGGAACTGGCCAACATCCGCGAACAAATCAAGCTGGCAGAAGCCGAGGTCCAGCCCATCGAGGAAAGGCTACACGATCTCTTGCTCCGCGTGCCCAATATTCCCGATTCCAGCGTCCCCATCGGTAAGGATGCCTCTGACAACATAATAGTACGAAGCTGGGGCGAGCCCCGCCAGTTTGATTTTCCTCCACTGCCACACTGGGATCTAGGTGAAGCGCTGGACATCATTGACTTCCAGAGAGGAGTAAAGCTAAGTGGCACGCGGTTCTATGTACTCAAGGGCCCCGGAGCCCGTCTGCAGCGAGCGCTCATCAGCTTCATGCTGCACCTTCATATCAGTGAACATGGCTACACTGAGATCTATCCGCCGTACATGGTAAAACAGGAATGCATGATAGGGTCATCCAATCTGCCCAAATTCGCTGACAACCTTTACCATGACGTTGAAGATGACTTCTGGTTCATCCCCACCGCAGAAGTACCTCTGACAAACCTTCATCGTGACGAAGTCCTCGAGGCTGGCACTCTTCCCCTGTACTATGTAGCTTATTCTGCCTGCTTCCGCCGTGAGAAAATGGCCGCCGGCAAGGATACCCGCGGCATAAAACGGGGGCACCAGTTTGACAAGGTGGAACTCTACAAGTTCACCGACCCCGACCACTCCATGGATGAACTGGAGAAGATGGTCAAGAATGTAGAGGAGGTCTGCCGCAGGCTAGACCTAACCTACCGCGTGGTACAGCTCTGCACCGGAGACCTTGGTTTTGCTTCCGCCAAGAGCTACGATATTGAGTTATGGGCCCCTGGCTGCCAGGAGTGGCTGGAGGTTAGCAGTTGCAGCAATTGCACCGATTTCCAGGCACGAAGGGCCAATATTCGCTACCGATCCGAGCCCGGAGCTAAACCTCAGTTTTTGCAGACCCTGAATGGCTCAGGCCTGGCCTTGCCACGGGTTCTCATCTCAGTGTTGGAGAGCTACCAACAATCTGACGGCAGCATACTGGTACCTGACGCACTGCTGCCGTACATGGACGGTCTTGAGGTCATCAAGTAG
- a CDS encoding flavodoxin family protein, translating into MEINVLGVSGSPIKEGNTEVFLREALKTAEGLGNVSTELIRLAGKNISDCRHCNWCTAKQEEGRFCALQDDMLEIYPRMIKADALLLATPTYAGRLSGYMAVFLDRFRALVLGKHYRGALKGKVGGAMTVAWMRNAGPETTLLSVITPFLMWGMVVVSPGEGSCQFGAVGLSSDGGTGRFDAQERLGVLKDEVGMKSAHTLARRMVEMTFILKAGREAGEITSTYLMTSRPSMYGSSASGTSMLPSDCW; encoded by the coding sequence ATGGAGATCAACGTTCTTGGCGTAAGTGGTAGCCCCATTAAAGAGGGTAATACCGAGGTCTTTCTTAGAGAGGCGCTGAAGACGGCTGAAGGCTTGGGCAATGTGAGCACGGAATTGATCCGCTTGGCGGGTAAAAACATTAGTGATTGCCGGCACTGCAACTGGTGCACTGCTAAGCAGGAAGAGGGCCGTTTCTGTGCTTTGCAGGACGACATGCTGGAGATATATCCCAGGATGATTAAGGCTGATGCACTGCTCTTGGCAACCCCGACCTATGCTGGCCGACTATCTGGATATATGGCTGTCTTCCTGGACAGATTCCGGGCACTCGTTCTGGGCAAACACTACCGTGGGGCGCTCAAAGGCAAGGTGGGTGGAGCTATGACAGTTGCTTGGATGAGAAACGCTGGTCCTGAAACCACCCTGCTTAGCGTGATCACCCCTTTTCTCATGTGGGGGATGGTGGTGGTTAGCCCTGGCGAAGGCTCCTGTCAGTTTGGGGCTGTTGGCTTATCGAGCGACGGTGGAACGGGGAGATTTGATGCACAGGAGAGACTTGGTGTATTGAAGGATGAGGTGGGCATGAAATCAGCCCATACCTTGGCCAGGCGCATGGTGGAGATGACGTTTATACTCAAGGCGGGGAGGGAGGCCGGGGAGATTACTTCTACCTACTTGATGACCTCAAGACCGTCCATGTACGGCAGCAGTGCGTCAGGTACCAGTATGCTGCCGTCAGATTGTTGGTAG